The Capsicum annuum cultivar UCD-10X-F1 chromosome 3, UCD10Xv1.1, whole genome shotgun sequence genomic sequence TTTGgaaaaaagagaggaagaaagaggtttaacaacaaatattttgcaGGAGGGTATTTTCATCCAAGAAAATATGACTTAACAAGTTAAGACTATTTTAACAAAGTCTTTTTATTTGGACCTAAATTTCAAAGCCACACTTATTTGGGTCTATATTGGAGAATAGCCCTTTTCTATTTGATTAAACTTGCATTTGGACGAGTTGGGTTATAAACCATGACCCATAATTTAGCCCATCTTGCGCAGCCCATCTTGACCCAAATGCATTTGGGCAGGGTTGGTAGCCCAATTATTTGTTCAGCCCATCTTGACCCACCCAACTTCAACTCAACCCGCCCATTTGCCACCCATACTATATATTACTAatatttgcattagttatacactttatTTGGTATTAAGGGGTGTATTACTAATGCATAGATATCTATGGTAttaataatgcatgcattagtatGGTTAAAGTCATAATTGTCCCTCATAATCTTTTCCACATcccttttttcatatttatggagaatatttttgtaaaaaatattttttgaaattatgcaATTCGTGTTATTTGTAACACACCAAACCAAACactacataagaaaaaaaaaaaagcataactTATGCGAGCATTACTAATACACAATATTCTGCATTAATCTTATACaccctaccaaacgaccccttactgTAGTGAAATGCAGTGTTAAATGCTAAGGCGTAGGGATGTAATCGCCTTAGAAGGCTTTGCTTCCTTCACGCCTCAACTGATGGTCGTTAAGTCGCTTAGATAAGGCGTAAGTAACCATACACCTTGGTTGTTTTGAAATTTCTCGTTCTTTCTTCCTCTTTCgaagtttttgatgaaagaaattattGTGTAGGCTCTAAACTTAAAGACACGAGGGTTTAGGTGGGGGTGGAGGTTGGATTGGGGCTGGGTGGATAAATTTAAAGACAGAGACGCCGATGAATAAATTTAATGAATCTCTGCACGAATGAAGTTTGGAAGTTGGGCAATCCCCAGATCacataaaaaatatccaaaacagaTTCCAGCAATCAGACCAAAAGAGATTTATTCCTAGCAAGCACCTAAACGAACCCAACACAATACTCTGCTTATAGAGGTTTTCAACCACAGTGAGAGATGCATTCTTAGCAAGCACCTAAGACTGCCGGACAACACAGGTAAGATTTAATGATCATCTACACTTGGTTCATCAGCATATGATCAAATCCTCCTGCCTGTAGAGCAACACGGGCACCATTAACGTTGCTAATCAACTGTTGTAGCCACCTCCTAGTTGTAGGGTCCTCCTGTTGCGCACAAGGAAAAGGAATCCATCATGGATAGAAAAAACAAATGTGTATAATAACCATAGGAAGATTgcttcatattttttattgagaaaaaactaaagagCTAAGCGGAAAAAAATGGAGCACATAAACTGAAAATGTGCCATACCCGAAGACAACTACTGAAGGTGTTATCTCTAAGCATATCCGGGAGACCATTTCTTAGTGCATCACATGCTCTGACATAAAACAATGCACATCAGCATTAGCTCAAGGTGCACCATAATAGGTAGAAGCTCTATGAGACCTGATCTTTTGTACATAACAAAGCTGGGGGATATTTGAAGTGCAGATGTGCTGAAGTCTCACCTTGGATTATCTGATAACCGAAGATAGCACCTAATTATGTGCTTCAGTAACCTAGATGAAGGCTGTTCAGCAAGTGCACCTACCATATTCCCCAAAACTCGACCGACTGCAAAAAACCTTTCTGCTGTGGTACATATGTAATCCAAACCCACATCATCTAGAAGTATTTTTTGCACAATGAAAGTTGCAACCTGACAGCATGAATCTAAATTAAGTGTACGAAAAGCCGACAGAGGGAGGATGTAACTGGAAATAATCAAACAGGATATAGGACTAAAAAAAGGGGTATCTATCATGAGCAGAATATAAGTGGACATCATAGTTGTCTTTTTCTTTTGGTAATCTGAAGAATATGATGACGATATTATGATTGTATGACCAATATAAAATTCATTTACAAGAGAAAAGAAAGGATTTGAGGAAGCAATCAACCGTTTTAGACAGTTCACTGCCCATCTCCATCGTGCGCAGGCACAGGGGAATTATTTCTGTTGATAGTAGAAAACTGATAACTTCGGTATCATCTACCTGCAAGGAAATCACAGTAAAAAAAATCTGTCATCTATAATGGAGAAGCACAAATACCATCAGATGCACATGATAAATATTGCACTTTAACACATGAAGTTCCAAGCAAGAGTTATAAAAAGTAATTTCCACATGTTCAATATCTCACATATCTGGACAAAGGTACCCATAAGTAGCATCTTCAGATTCTCAAATTGTACTTATCACGGGTTTGCTTCTCATGCTTTCAGTGATTCCCAATACATATATTGTAATATGACATTGATGGATCTTGAAAAAAATACTCGAACAAGAGAAGATACGTGCAAAAGACAGTATAAATATTACCTTCACGAGGGCACCAATGACACCTAAGCTAGTAAGCCTCAGATATTCAAAAGGTCTTGATTTGCTAGTTGTATTCAGAAAAGGATACAAGTACAAAGGAATATGAGCTGCAGTTTGGAACATTTCGTCAGATCAGGAGAGAGAAAACACACACCCAAATTAGAACTCCTACTTATCATCACACTAAATTGTTACAGATCTTGAGACATGCATCGCAAAGTAGAAAAGGAGAAAAGTATTTCGTGAAATCaagagaaaatataaataatgagcTTTCACTAAAATAACCCATTGAGTATCACACTTCAACCAACTTGACCCAAGGAATATCACCATTCACAGTCCTCCAAGTATGTAAGAGTTCAGCATTTTTCATCTCAAACCTGAGGGATTAGGGAACTCAACCATTTGCAACATCAAATGCCCACATGACTAACCTCAATAAAGCCCCAATTGACGAGCCCTATTTgaaatacaatccaatttcactCCAATTTGGATCCCTAAATTGACGAGAAATTACAAAACCTGGCCAGCATGTGGctggaattaaaagaaaagaaattgcaACAGAAAGGTCCCTTTGTGTGACTGCTCCAACTGAGAAGTTCCAGTTTATACAGCTGCGTATATGCTTTATTTGATCTATTAAACAGAAATCACGAGTGTTCAACTCAGCCGAGAGAAGTGCAATCAATTCATTGTTGGTAGTTGATTTGGCAAGACTTAGATACATAAATTACTCATAATACCTTCAAACCACCATTTAGTAAATGAGTCTAGAGTCCATGTTACCGATACTTTCATGTTCCTATAAAAAATTCACTTTCTGGTAAAATATACAAGATAACGAAAATGAGCCTTGTTATAAAGCTTCAACATGGAGTTTGCTTACCTTCCAGGGTCACAGAGACAAAAGCAGATAGATGAGAACTGACAATGTACTCGTCTTTTATATAAGAggaatttaattttcattttctaaGCAATTCAAGCAAAATAATAAACCCCACTATCAGTTTCACCGTGAATCTCCCAAAACTTACCAACAAAACAGAGAGCCAGATTCAGCCATTTCACCTCTTAAGTTTCTCGAATTCTTCACTTTCTGTGTCGTACCCGTGTCGACACGACGTGAgtgtgggtgtgggatccacaacCGATCTAGTCAACCGATTTTGGGTACTTCGACCAAAATCGATGGGGAAATTCTGGATAGATTCAATGATTtctaaggtgaaattgaagaaaatgaaatatcttGCATATACAAGTTTCTATATCACTCCTTTTCCTTTAATTTCCTTCCAGGATTCTCGtcttgatcaatattttctccTCAAGCTATCCGCgaaatatctcataatttaggttttataactctatttttagatatttgaaatatttttagccGAACCCCCGCATCCATGTATCCATACCTGGATCCCTATCCCCGAATTTAAATCATGAAGGATCCAACCTCTAGATCCGTACCCTTATCGGACACCAGCACCGGAGTCCAACCAACTTAGACCTCTAAAGCACCTGCCACACTAAATATCATTAGACATAATGGTCCCCGAATTTAAATCATGAAGGATCCAAGTTAGAGCCATTTCAGCAAAACCTCTATAAATCATACTCAAGTTAGATTCTCCTAATTATCATCACATAAAAGTTTCTACCTATCTTGGAAACACATCCAGAGTTGAACAGACATGTAAGTGTGTTTCTTTAGATGAAGAGTTGCAAGTAGTTTACGTTTCCAACTAACTAATAATGGATAATGGAGGTTTAGATAGCACAGCTAACAAAAACCCATTTGTTTAAGTAAATGCTCCAACGGACATGGGGCCACAAGAATATAACTCATCGTCTTCTTTTATGTATCATTCTGGATGTTGGAGTGGCAAGAAAGGAAGGTGTCTATTGCTTTATCTCTGGCGCTAAATATCAACAGAACAGCAATTCTTtggaatatattaaaaaaatagaaatttcccCATAAAGGTTATTCTAGCCAGAACTGACATCAAATTGGTTTTAAAGGATTCTATCACAGGTGTTATGTCAGCATTGTTTTCTAAGAGAAACAAGTACATCAAAGAGCAACTGCAAATGGAAGTAAAACCAATTTCTAGAATTCTTGCACCCTCTAAAAAATAATGTACTAAGATAATTCATGGCAGTCAAAGGAATTTCTCATAGCCATGGTCTATGATCCGtgatacaacaataacaacaacgacTAACCAGTGTAATCCTACAAGTGGGGTCTGGAAAGGGCAgaatgtacgcagaccttacccctaccttggaaGGTAGAGGAGACTATTTTCCATAGACCCTTGGATTCAAGTAAAAGCATATCAAAGcatattgaaaaagaaataacagAAGTGAAGAAATATGGCAAAATACTAATGAAGCATGACAAAGCATTCTGGAAAAAAAGGAAcagtaactacaacaaaatagTGCGCTAATCCATGAttcaactgaaaaaaaaaaaagatgttctCAATAATGCACAGTGTGCATGACTACATAACTCAAGATAATATGGATGTACAAGGATATTGCATTTTCTTTCGCCATTCCACGTAAAAGTAAAGCCAAAGAGGCTCTCGcataaaaaaaaggcaaaaatgaTCAACATTGAGCAAAACCcataaaaaagggaaaaggatTACCATTGAGGAACAGCATTCTGGTGTCTGGGTGAGAGGCTACACACTGCAAAATAAAGTGGGAGGAAAGACAATCATGAGTAGGCCATTTTACCTGCATAAGAACTAAATGAAGAATTGTAGTGATTACAATTCCAAAAGCACATGTATGAAATTATTTGACACTCGAAAGTATTCTAAGATATGCAGTTTAGTCTAAGTAAgtaataatagaaattaaaaaatttgttcCTAACAAGAAATGCAGAAGctaccacaacaacaacaacaacaagcccagtgtattcccacacagcggggtctggggagggtaaaatatacgcagtccataccgctacccccgaagaagtaaagaggttgtttccgatagacaatATGCAACAGGCGACTGGATTAATGTGACTCCAACAGTATGCTGTTCTCCTTCCTTTCTCCCTATGATGCATAGAAACCCCTAACAAATCCAACTTCTACATCCTACTGCTGAACAAATACTCTTAATGGAAAGCCAAAAAAGCTTTTTTGGTTAAAAGAAATCTGTTATTTATGATGATGGAACATTACATGGCAACATTCATTGCTATTACAAATTGTTGATGAGAGAAGAGTAATTGAAATAGCACAAGGAATCAACTGAGAATAACTCCATCTGGAAAAGAAATATACCTGAAGAAGTGCTAAAGCATT encodes the following:
- the LOC107863659 gene encoding CCR4-NOT transcription complex subunit 9 — its product is MQSAEQLVLELSNPDLRENALLELSKKRELFQDLAPLLWNSFGTIAALLQEIVSIYPVLSPPNLTPAQSNRVCNALALLQCVASHPDTRMLFLNAHIPLYLYPFLNTTSKSRPFEYLRLTSLGVIGALVKVDDTEVISFLLSTEIIPLCLRTMEMGSELSKTVATFIVQKILLDDVGLDYICTTAERFFAVGRVLGNMVGALAEQPSSRLLKHIIRCYLRLSDNPRACDALRNGLPDMLRDNTFSSCLREDPTTRRWLQQLISNVNGARVALQAGGFDHMLMNQV